In Syngnathus typhle isolate RoL2023-S1 ecotype Sweden linkage group LG14, RoL_Styp_1.0, whole genome shotgun sequence, one genomic interval encodes:
- the LOC133167278 gene encoding retinal Mueller cells isomerohydrolase-like isoform X2, with protein sequence MGPGLFEVGDQAFHHLFDGQALLHKFDLKNGQVTYSRKFLKTDAYVRAMTENRVVITEFGTAVYPDPCKNIFSRFFSYFQGIEVTDNCVVNIYPVGEDFYAVTETNYITKVDPESLETLKKVDLCKYLSVNGVTAHPHFEADGTVYNIGNCFGKNMSLAYNIVKIPPAQKDKSDPLEKSQVVVQLPSSERLKPSYIHSFGLTDNYFVFVEQPVKINLLKFLSAWSVRGATYMDCFESNESMGTWFHLASKEPAAYLSSHKFRTSAFNLFHHINAYEDQGFIVVDLCVWKSHDFVYKYLYLANLKGEWEEVKKAAMRAPQPEVRRYVLPLDLHSEEQGENLVSLPYTTATAALRSDGTVWLEPEVLFSKARQAFEFPQINYSRCRGKKYSFVYGLGLNHFIPDKIVKLNVQTKETWVWQEEECYPSEPLFVATPGATQEDDGVLLSIVVKPGAEMPGFLLVLDAAKLSELARAEVDTIFPVTFHGFYKP encoded by the exons CATCATCTGTTTGACGGACAGGCTCTGCTGCACAAGTTTGACTTGAAGAACGGTCAGGTGACCTACTCGAGAAA GTTTCTAAAGACAGACGCATACGTGCGTGCGATGACGGAGAACAGAGTGGTCATCACTGAGTTTGGCACAGCAGTCTACCCTGACCCCTGCAAAAATATCTTCTCCAG atttttctcCTACTTCCAGGGAATCGAGGTGACCGATAACTGTGTGGTGAACATCTATCCAGTTGGGGAAGACTTTTACGCCGTTACCGAGACCAATTACATCACCAAGGTCGATCCTGAGTCACTGGAGACTTTAAAGAAG GTGGACCTGTGTAAGTACCTGTCGGTCAATGGGGTAACAGCTCACCCCCACTTTGAGGCGGATGGTACAGTCTACAACATTGGTAACTGCTTTGGCAAGAACATGAGCCTCGCGTATAACATTGTCAAGATCCCACCTGCTCAGAAAG ACAAGTCGGACCCCTTAGAGAAATCCCAGGTCGTCGTACAACTCCCGAGCAGTGAGAGGTTAAAGCCCTCCTACATACACAG TTTTGGTTTGACCGACAACTATTTCGTGTTTGTGGAGCAGCCCGTGAAAATCAACCTGCTCAAGTTTCTGTCGGCTTGGAGTGTCCGAGGAGCCACCTACATGGACTGCTTTGAATCCAATGAGAGCATGGGG ACATGGTTTCACCTGGCCTCGAAGGAGCCAGCAGCATATCTGAGCAGCCACAAGTTCAGAACATCGGCATTCAACCTCTTCCATCATATTAACGCGTACGAAGACCAGGGATTCATTGTCGTTGACCTCTGCGTGTGGAAAAG CCACGACTTTGTGTACAAGTACCTGTATCTGGCCAACCTGAAGGGGGAGTGGGAGGAAGTTAAGAAAGCTGCCATGAGAGCACCTCAGCCCGAAGTCAGACGATACGTCCTGCCGCTGGATTTACACAGC GAGGAGCAAGGGGAGAATCTGGTTTCTCTGCCATATACGACTGCAACCGCTGCTCTTCGTAGTGACGGAACCGTCTGGTTGGAACCCGAAGTCCTCTTTTCTAAAGCAAGACAAG CCTTCGAGTTTCCGCAGATTAACTACTCCCGGTGTCGCGGCAAGAAGTATTCCTTTGTTTATGGTCTCGGACTCAACCATTTCATCCCTGACAAG ATCGTCAAGTTGAATGTGCAGACCAAAGAGACGTGGGTGTGGCAGGAGGAGGAGTGCTATCCTTCAGAACCACTCTTCGTAGCAACCCCGGGAGCCACGCAGGAGGATGACG GTGTGCTGCTCAGTATCGTCGTGAAGCCAGGAGCGGAGATGCCGGGCTTCCTGCTGGTGCTGGATGCAGCCAAACTCAGCGAGCTGGCCAGGGCAGAGGTGGACACCATCTTTCCAGTGACTTTTCATGGCTTCTACAAGCCGTGA